Proteins encoded by one window of Bradyrhizobium sp. B097:
- a CDS encoding response regulator transcription factor: MRVLVVEDDPQLGPWLRDTLATAFGASDMVTTLEEGRAAVAVRSFELVVIDRGLPDGDGLALLRDLKQQKPSPATIVLTALDDPLDIARALDDGADDYVAKPFEPIELIARAKAVLRRLFLDRGAIVRIGNLSYDVLNREVCVDHAPIVVPRRELAILEAMVRRIGRVVLRETLEVAAYSFDDEIQSNAIEAHVSRLRRRLRAANCKVVIKPVRGLGYLLSGE, translated from the coding sequence GTGCGAGTTCTGGTCGTGGAGGATGACCCTCAGCTTGGGCCATGGCTGCGGGATACCTTGGCTACGGCCTTCGGCGCATCCGACATGGTCACGACGCTTGAAGAGGGGCGCGCCGCAGTCGCCGTGCGAAGCTTTGAACTCGTGGTGATCGACCGTGGACTGCCGGATGGCGACGGTCTGGCCTTGCTGCGCGACCTGAAGCAGCAGAAGCCCAGCCCCGCGACGATCGTGCTGACGGCGCTTGATGACCCCCTCGATATTGCGCGCGCCCTCGACGACGGGGCGGACGACTACGTGGCCAAGCCATTCGAACCGATCGAGCTGATCGCGCGGGCCAAGGCGGTGCTGCGCCGTCTCTTTCTCGATAGAGGGGCGATCGTTCGCATCGGCAATCTGAGCTACGACGTCCTCAATCGCGAGGTCTGCGTCGATCACGCGCCCATTGTTGTCCCGCGGCGTGAACTGGCGATTCTGGAAGCGATGGTCCGGCGCATTGGACGCGTCGTCCTGCGCGAGACCCTTGAAGTTGCCGCTTACAGCTTTGATGACGAGATTCAATCAAACGCGATCGAGGCTCACGTTTCGCGGCTGCGCCGGCGCCTCCGCGCGGCCAATTGCAAGGTCGTCATCAAACCGGTCCGTGGCCTCGGATATCTCTTGAGTGGCGAATGA